One genomic region from Camelus bactrianus isolate YW-2024 breed Bactrian camel chromosome 3, ASM4877302v1, whole genome shotgun sequence encodes:
- the SETD9 gene encoding SET domain-containing protein 9, with amino-acid sequence MPGRLLRGLWQRWRRYRYRFVPWIALNLSHNPRTLRYVPEESKDKVISDEDVLGTLLKVFQALFINDFNKQSDILTVLPEPVKSKYQDLLSVQHLRVKHLEYSHEEQNTFKPEEILYKTLGFSVARATSSLISAGKGVFITKGLVPKGAVVSMYPGTVYQKFEPIFFQSIGNPFIFRCLDGVLIDGNDKGISKVVYRSCNGRDRLGPLKMSDSTWLTSEIHNPLAVGQYVNNCSNDRAANVCYQEFDVPAVFPIELKQYLPNIAYSNDKQSPLRCVVLVALRDIKQGEELFSNYYTIVS; translated from the exons ATGCCGGGCCGCCTGCTGCGGGGCCTCTGGCAGCGGTGGCGCCGTTACAGGTACCGCTTCGTACCCTGGATCGCGCTGAACCTAAGCCACAACCCGAG GACCCTCCGATATGTTCCAGAGGAATCCAAAGACAAAGTTATCTCAGATGAAGATGTCCTAGGAACATTACTGAAAGTTTTCCAGGCTCTATTCATAAATGATTTCAATAAACAATCAGATATCTTGACTGTGCTTCCAGAACCTGTTAAATCAAAATATCAAGACCTACTGTCAGTTCAGCATCTGAGGGTGAAACATCTTGAATACAGTCATGAAGAGCAAAATACCTTTAAACCAGAAGAAATTCTTTACAAGACATTGGGTTTCAGTGTTGCCCGAGCAACTAGCTCATTGATTTCTGCTGGGAAAGGTGTCTTCATTACTAAAGGATTGGTACCAAAAGGCGCGGTTGTATCTATGTATCCTG GTACAGTATATCAGAAGTTTGAGCCAATCTTTTTCCAGTCCATTGgaaatccatttatttttagaTGCCTGGATGGAGTACTCATCGATGGAAATGACAAAGGAATATCCAAAGTCGTGTACAG ATCTTGCAATGGGAGGGATCGACTTGGCCCTTTAAAAATGAGTGATAGTACGTGGCTAACGTCAGAAATTCATAATCCATTGGCTGTAGGACAGTATGTCAACAATTGTTCAAATG ACAGAGCAGCCAATGTCTGTTATCAGGAATTTGATgtgcctgcagttttccctatagAACTGAAGCAGTATCTTCCAAACATTGCCTACAGCAATGACAAACAAAG tcCACTTCGATGTGTCGTTCTTGTCGCACTCAGGGACATCAAACAAGGAGAAGAACTTTTTTCAAACTACTATACAATTGTCAGCTAA
- the MIER3 gene encoding mesoderm induction early response protein 3 isoform X2, which yields MLVHDYDDERTLEEEEMMDEGKNFSSEIEDLEKEGNMPLEDLLAFYGYEPTISAVANSSANSSPSELADELPDMTLDKEEIAKDLLSGDDEETQSSADDLTPSVTSHETSDFFPRPLRSNTTCDGDKESEVEDIETDSGNSPEDLRKEIMIGLQYQAEIPPYLGEYAGNEKVYENEDQLLWRPGVVLESKVKEYLVETSLRTGSEKIMDRISAGTHTRDNEQALYELLKCNHNIKEAIERYCCNGKASQEGMTAWTEEECRSFEHALMLFGKDFHLIQKNKVRTRTVAECVAFYYMWKKSERYDYFAQQTRFGKKRYNHHPGVTDYMDRLVDETEALGGTVNSSALTANRPEPIPDQQLNILNSFTASDLTALTNSVATVCSPTDVNCLDDSFPPLGNTPRGQVNHVPVVTEELLTLPSNGESDCFNLFETGFYHSELNPMNMCSEESERPAKRLKMGIAVPESFMNEVSVNNLGVDFENHTHHITSAKMAVSVADFGSLSANETNGFISAHALHQHAALHSE from the exons GAAGGAAACATGCCTTTAGAAGATTTATTGGCATTCTATGGCTATGAACCTACAATTTCagcagttgcaaattccagtgcAAATAGCTCCCCAAGTGAACTTGCAGATGAACTACCAGATATGACACTAGACAAA GAGGAAATAGCAAAAGACCTATTGTCAGGTGATGATGAGGAAACTCAGTCTTCTGCAGATGATCTGACACCATCTGTGACTTCCCATGAAACTTCCGATTTCTTCCCTAGACCTTTACGAT caAATACTACATGTGATGGGGATAAAGAATCAGAGGTTGAAGATATTGAAACAGACAGTGGTAACTCACCTGAAGATCTGAGGAAG GAAATAATGATTGGTTTACAGTACCAGGCAGAGATTCCGCCTTATCTCGGAGAGTATGCTGGTAATGAGAAAG TGTATGAAAATGAAGACCAGTTACTTTGGCGTCCTGGTGTGGTTTTGGAGAGCAAAGTTAAGGAGTACCTTGTTGAGACCTCATTAAGAACTGGAAGTGAAAAAATAATGGATAGGATTTCTGCAGGAACACACACAAGGGACAATGAACAG GCATTATATGAACTTCTCAAGTGTAACCATAATATAAAGGAAGCAATTGAAAGGTACTGCTGCAATGGAAAGGCATCTCAAG aaGGAATGACTGCATGGACAGAAGAAGAATGCCGGAGCTTTGAACATGCGCTGATGCTTTTTGGAAAAGATTTTCATCTTATACAGAAGAATAAG gtgagaACTAGAACAGTTGCTGAATGTGTAGCATTCTACTATATGTGGAAGAAATCTGAACGTTATGATTACTTTGCCCAACAGACAAGATTTGGAAAGAAGCGATATAACCATCACCCTGGAGTTAC GGACTATATGGATCGTTTGGTAGATGAAACAGAAGCTCTGGGTGGGACAGTAAATTCTTCAGCCTTAACTGCTAACCGACCTGAGCCTATTCCTGATCAACAGCTGAACATTCTCAACTCTTTCACTGCCAGTGACTTGACAG ctTTGACCAACAGTGTAGCGACCGTCTGCAGTCCAACGGATGTGAATTGTTTGGATGATAGCTTTCCTCCACTGGGAAACACACCCCGTGGACAAGTAAATCATGTGCCTGTTGTAACGGAGGAGTTACTCACCCTGCCCAGCAATGGGGAAAGtgattgttttaatttatttgagaCTGGATTTTACCACTCAGAGCTAAACCCCATGAACATGTGCAGTGAAGAATCAGAAAGACCGGCAAAGAGATTGAAAATGGGCATTGCTGTTCCTGAATCCTTTATGAATGAGGTTTCTGTAAATAATTTGGGTGTGGACTTTGAAAATCACACACATCATATCACCAGTGCCAAGATGGCCGTGTCTGTGGCTGACTTTGGCAGTCTGTCTGCCAACGAGACCAATGGTTTCATCAGTGCCCACGCCCTGCATCAGCATGCCGCCCTTCATTCTGAGTGA